ACATCGCCAATCGCACGTAATTCGCCTTGCCAACCGAAACGCGTACGCAACAGATAGGCTTGGCTGTAGGCGCGCCCGTCGCGAAAACTCGGGAAGTCCAGGGCAATCAACGGCAGGTCCGGCAACCAAGGAGCCACGTTTGTCACTTCTTCGTTGGGACCCAGCCAGACGCCTTCGAGCGCTGATGTCCTGTCGGCATTCAGGGCCAGCCACTGGGGTAACGGCAGTATCAGCGGTCCGGCCGGCAATTGCTCCGTTGTTCCACGAATCAACTGCCACGGATCGTCTCGCACCCACTCGGCGCCGCTGTCTTGCAAACGCAGCAGATTGTTCATGCTGAAACCTCCAGCATTTTCGGATACACCCGCTCCTTGAACGGCTCCAGACCGATGCGCGCAAAGGTATCGACGAACAGCTCCTCGCTTTCCCGGTAGCGAACGAACGTGGCAATGATCCGTTCAATGACATCGGGCACTTCGGTGGCGCTGAAGGATGGGCCGATGACTTTGCCCAACGCACTGTTCTTGCCCTGGGCGCCGCCTAGAGTGATCTGGTACCACTCGCTGCCGCTTTTATCGACGCCTAGAATGCCGATATTGCCGATGTGGTGGTGGCCGCAGGCGTTCATGCAACCAGAGATATTCAGGCTGATATCGCCCAGGTCATGCAGGTAATCCAGATCCTCGAAACGTGCCTGAATCGCTTGCGCGATGGGGATTGATTTGGCGTTGGCCAGCGCGCAAAAGTCGCCGCCGGGACAAGCGATTATGTCGGTCAGCAAGCCGATGTTGGCGTTCCCCAGGCCTTGCTCGCAGGCCAGGCACCACAGTGCGTGAAGTCCAGCCTTGGGCACGTCCGGCAGAACGATGTTCTGTTCATGGGCGATGCGGATTTCGCCGAAACCAAATTGCTCGGACCACCGGGCCACCGCATCCATTTGCTCGGCGGTGACATCCCCCGGCGGCGCGGTGATGCCCGGCTTGGTCGACAGCACCACGCTGGCGTAACCCGCCACCTTGTGCGGCTGAACATTGCGCGCCACCCAACGGGCGAACGCCGGGTTCTCGGCCAGGCGTGTACCGAAGTCCAGATCAGTGCCGGCCAGTGAACGGTAATCGGGGGGCACGAAGGCACTGGCGACACGCTCATATTCAACGTCGGTCAATTGCGCCGGACCGTCCTTGAGGTACTCCCACTCCTCCTCCACTTCCCTGGCGAACGCTTCGATACCCAAAGCCTTGACCAGAATCTTGATCCGCGCCTTGTACTTGTTATCGCGGCGCCCGTGACGGTTATAGACCCGCAACACTGCCTCTACATAGGACAGCAGATGCTGCCACGGCAAGCCTTCGCGAATCTGCAAACCAAGGATCGGTGTGCGCCCCAAGCCGCCACCTACGATCACCCGCAAGAGCATTTGCCCGCTGTCATCGCGATAAAGATAGAGGCCGATGTCATGCATCATGATCGCCGCGCGGTCCTGCTTCGCCGAGCAGATGGCGATCTTGAACTTGCGTGGAAGAAACAGGAATTCCGGGTTGATGGTCGACCATTGCCGCAGGATTTCTGCCAACGGGCGCGGGTCCATCAACTCGTCCGCCGCGACGCCGGCGAAGGCTTCGGTGGTGATGTTGCGCACGCAGTTGCCGGAGGTCTGGATCGCGTGCATTTCTACCCCGGCCAGACGCTCAAGGATGTCCGGCACCTGAGCCAGTTCGATCCAGTTGAACTGCATGTTCTGCCGGGTAGTGAAATGGCCGTAACCACGATCGTAGTCCCGCGCAATGCTCGCCAGAATTCGCATTTGCTTCGCGCTCAGCGTGCCGTAAGGAATCGCCACGCGCAGCATGTAGGCATGCTTTTGCATGTACAGGCCATTCTGCAGACGCAAGGGCAGGAATTCTTCTTCGCTCAAATCGCCTGCCATGAAACGTTCGACCTGATCGCGAAACTGCGCAACACGCTCGAACACCAGGGCTCGGTCATAGTCGTCGTACTGATACATGTGGCTGCCACCTCATCAGGGGTTTTGCACAGAACCTGTGGGAGCGGGCTTGTGTGGCGAGGGAGCTTGCTCCCGCTGGGCTGCGCAGCGGCCCCAATGATGTGAGTGCTGCGCACTCAAGCGGGAGCAAGCTCCCTCGCCACACAAACTCCTCACAGGAATTGCGGTGCGTCGAATTCTGCGGCTCGATCTGGAGGGCAACTATGCGACAGCAGCGCAGCACGTTACAGATTCAGCTAAACACTAAAAAACCGTATCAGGACGCGGCCTATGGCCGCAGGCGCGCGCCGCATCTGATCCGCATAGACTCGGTTCTTCTAGTCTGTTCTGTCTATATCGCCTCGATGTGGGTCAACCAACGACGACGGCACGATGCCAGCCTGATTCCGTTCGTCGATGACCTTGAAGTGGCGCGGCGCGTGGAATTGGCGACAGGCAAAACCGTGAAAGCGGTGGCAGGGAGAGGTGAAGCCGGGTTGGGGCAACCTCGAAATCTGAGGCACCCCATCTACTGAGGAAGCTGCAGTGAATCCATCTGCCGGGAACGCCGCAGATCAATGTGGGAGCGAGCCTGCTCGCGATAGCGGAGGGTCAGTCAACATACATGTTGATTGCTAAACCGCCATCGCGAGCAGGCTCGCTCCCACAGGGGAATGTGCAAGTTCAGAGAATTCAGCCGCGCTCGCGGGGAATCAGGCTCTGCAGCTGCTGCGCCAGGAAGTTCGCATCGAAAGCAAAGGTATCCGGGTCTTTCAAGCCATTGGTCTTGCGCCACTGCCAATTGCTGGAGGGCGGCAGGCACACCAGCGAAATGCTGCCATAACGCGCGGCGGTCAAGCCCATCACTGCAAGGGAAATCTGCCCACCTGCGCCCATCACGTCCGGCACGAACTCCACCGGTTTACCGGCGATCACAATGGACAGTTTCTCGGTCTTGAACGTCGACGTCTCCGCCGGCACGCTCGGCCCGGACGCGACATACGCCTCGCGGCTCACCTCCAACAAATTGGGCGTCAGGACCGGTGCCAGCCACTGCTGGATCTGATCGAACAACTCACCAACGCGCGTCGCCCACACGGCCGATTGCGACTCAAACAGTTGCTTCTTGTGCGCTTCGCTATCTGCATAGTGGCGAAGCATCTCGCCCAGTTGCTGTACATCGTCCATTGCGGTGTTCCTTTGGTTGAAGCGTTGCTGCGGACTTTGAGCATGGCAGATGCCGGCCGCTCGCGTACAGAAAAGGTGCGAACGGCTACAGAGGCTCGGTAGATGAAAAGCACCATGACACTTCACCGAAAGATGAACGGTACAGTTGATTTTCGCTGGTATCGGCCGTTGGACAAACGGAAACTCCCTTCAGGCCTGACCTATCAACACAGGCCATAGCCTGAGGAAATCCAATGCACACCATCGGCCTTATCGGCGGCATGAGCTGGGAGTCCAGCGCCGAATATTACCGTCTCATCAACCAGCAGGTACGCGATCGCCTGGGGCCGTTGCGTTCGGCGAAATTGCTGATGTACAGCGTCGACTTCGGCCCTGTAGAACAGGCCCAGCATGCCGGGCGCTGGGACGATGCGGCGGCGATTCTGGTGGATGCGGCCCAGCGTCTGCAGGCGGGTGGCGCCGAGTGCGTGGTGCTGTGTACCAACACCATGCACAAGGTGGCCGGGCAGATACAGGCAGCGATCGATATTCCGTTCCTGCACATTGCCGATCCGGCCGGCCAAGCGGCACTGGACGTCGGCGCGCTGCGAGTGGGTTTGCTGGGGACTGCATTCACCATGGAACAGGACTTTATCAAGGAGCATCTGACGGCCAAGGGCCTGACGGTGCTGGTGCCGGACGCCGAGGAGCGCCAAGCCGTGCACCAGATCATCTATGACGAGTTGTGTGTCGGGGTAATCAGCGAGGCGTCACGCCAGGTCTATCAACGGGTGATCGAATCGCTGACCGAACGCGGCGCCCAGGCGATCATCCTCGGCTGTACCGAAATAGGCCTGCTGATCAAACCCGAGCACAGCGCCCTGCCCTTGCTCGACACCACCGAACTGCATGCGCGGGCGGCGGTGGCGTTCGCATTGGGCGACTGACTCGCGCAGAACCTGTAGGAGCGAGCGGTGCGGCGATCCGACTTGCCCGCGAAGAATGCACCGCGGTTTTTCAGGTATTCCGCGTCATCGTTCTTCGCGGGCAAGCCACGCTCCCACAGGATTTTCGTCGCTCAGATTTCGTGACTTACCGGCATTGGGCCTCGGGCGTGCGACGCAGGCGCGCCATGCTCAGGGTATCGACCAGCCGACCGTCACGCACGGCGTAATCACGAAACAGACCTTCGGTTTCAAAGCCGAATTTCTGGTACAGGCCGATGGCTGCTTCGTTGTCGGCGTACACCGAAAGCTCGACCCGTTGCAGGTTCATCCAGTTGTCGGCGATGTCCAGCGCTGCTGCCAGCAGTTTCGAACCGACGCCTTTGCCCTGCCAAGCCACGGCGACACCCATGCCGAAGCTGCCGGCGTGGCTGCGGCGGATTCGCGAAAACTGTTCCAGGCCAATATTGCCGATGACCGATCCCTGGTGCAGCGCCACCAGTTTCACCGCGCGTTCGTTGTCCGCCATCAGGCGTTGGCGCCAGACCTCGGTGGACTGAAACGGCATTTGCAGCACCTGCCGGGCCACGGCCGGGTCATTGTAGAGCGCGGTGATGCCCTCGATGTGGTGTTCGCTGAAGCGTTCGAGGTGAATGGCGGGGTCATGGTCAGGCATGGCGGTGTTCGTCCTTGATCGGTGTGTGGCCGATCACTCTAAACCGCGATCCCCATGAGTGGCGATAACAATTGAAGGTGTATCCACCTGTGGCGAGGGGGCTGCCCCCGTTGGGCTGCGTAGCAGTCGTAAACCCGGTAAATGCGATTTATCAGATAAAACCGGGTTGAATGGTTTTGAGGCTGCTGCGCAGCCCAACGGGGGCAGCCCCCTCGCCACAAATGAGCGGGGGTCAGTCATTGCGGCCCCATCATCAGACGTTCACACAAGCGCAATACAGTAACTCGGATTGATTTCTCGCCCCTTCAATCTGTGAGCCGAATACGTAATGTTGACTGTTGCCGAGATGGAAGCCTCCTTGAAAAACGGGATTGCAAAGATCCCTGATCGTTACGCTGGCAGAAATGAAGTGGGGGCTTACTGCCCCACTAACGATGTTGAGATCAACGTTCGATTTCTATCGCCAGCTGACATTCCCTCGGTGCTTGAACTTGAGCAAAGGAAATGGGAAAGCGATCAGCGCGCCGAGGCCTCCATGCTGGCGTCACGGATCGCCTCTTTCCCTGCATTGAGTATCGGCGCTTTTTGCACTCGCACGGGGACTGCGCTGGCGTCGTTGTTCATGAAACCTACCCGTCACGACACCATACGCAAGTGCCCGACATGGGCAGACTGCGCAAGAAAACAGGACGGCGAGGAGTCCGCAAAAACCGGTGTGCTGTTTGGCATCAGCCTGAGCAGTGTTGATCCGAAAGCGGTGCAAGCGATTTTCGAGTTCTTCTGGCCCCATGCGCTGAAGGCGGGATGGTCAGACATCTATCTTGGCTCGCCGGTCCCGGGTCTTCGTCATTGGGCCTCGCAGAATCCTGATCTTCCAGTAGCGCAGTATGTGCGAGGTGAACGCAAGGGCCTGCCGCTGGATCCACAACTGCGGTTTTACTTCAAAAAAGGCTTTCGCAAGATTGTCGCCATCAACGACAACTATTTCCCGCATGAGCCTTCGCTGGATGTCGGCGTGCTGATCGTAGGTAAAGTGCCACTCTCCGGCCTTTCCTTCATATGGAAGAGAGTTCCGCTGCCTTGGCTGCAGCGCATGAAAAAACTGTGCTCCGTGTGCTTGTGAACGCCTCTCTGACAAAAGCGCAGCACGTCGATGCTGGCTCGCGCTCCAACCTGCCCAGCTATCTGTTCATGGCCCTGTGCGTCTTGAATACGACCGCGA
The Pseudomonas lini DNA segment above includes these coding regions:
- a CDS encoding DUF934 domain-containing protein, which translates into the protein MNNLLRLQDSGAEWVRDDPWQLIRGTTEQLPAGPLILPLPQWLALNADRTSALEGVWLGPNEEVTNVAPWLPDLPLIALDFPSFRDGRAYSQAYLLRTRFGWQGELRAIGDVLRDQLSHMRQCGFDSFAVREDKSAEDALKGLAGMSVLYGRSVIEPRPLFRRR
- a CDS encoding nitrite/sulfite reductase translates to MYQYDDYDRALVFERVAQFRDQVERFMAGDLSEEEFLPLRLQNGLYMQKHAYMLRVAIPYGTLSAKQMRILASIARDYDRGYGHFTTRQNMQFNWIELAQVPDILERLAGVEMHAIQTSGNCVRNITTEAFAGVAADELMDPRPLAEILRQWSTINPEFLFLPRKFKIAICSAKQDRAAIMMHDIGLYLYRDDSGQMLLRVIVGGGLGRTPILGLQIREGLPWQHLLSYVEAVLRVYNRHGRRDNKYKARIKILVKALGIEAFAREVEEEWEYLKDGPAQLTDVEYERVASAFVPPDYRSLAGTDLDFGTRLAENPAFARWVARNVQPHKVAGYASVVLSTKPGITAPPGDVTAEQMDAVARWSEQFGFGEIRIAHEQNIVLPDVPKAGLHALWCLACEQGLGNANIGLLTDIIACPGGDFCALANAKSIPIAQAIQARFEDLDYLHDLGDISLNISGCMNACGHHHIGNIGILGVDKSGSEWYQITLGGAQGKNSALGKVIGPSFSATEVPDVIERIIATFVRYRESEELFVDTFARIGLEPFKERVYPKMLEVSA
- a CDS encoding aspartate/glutamate racemase family protein, translating into MHTIGLIGGMSWESSAEYYRLINQQVRDRLGPLRSAKLLMYSVDFGPVEQAQHAGRWDDAAAILVDAAQRLQAGGAECVVLCTNTMHKVAGQIQAAIDIPFLHIADPAGQAALDVGALRVGLLGTAFTMEQDFIKEHLTAKGLTVLVPDAEERQAVHQIIYDELCVGVISEASRQVYQRVIESLTERGAQAIILGCTEIGLLIKPEHSALPLLDTTELHARAAVAFALGD
- a CDS encoding GNAT family N-acetyltransferase — its product is MPDHDPAIHLERFSEHHIEGITALYNDPAVARQVLQMPFQSTEVWRQRLMADNERAVKLVALHQGSVIGNIGLEQFSRIRRSHAGSFGMGVAVAWQGKGVGSKLLAAALDIADNWMNLQRVELSVYADNEAAIGLYQKFGFETEGLFRDYAVRDGRLVDTLSMARLRRTPEAQCR